The genome window GACGGGCCGAGAGCCGCGAGATGGACGGCGTGCAGGAAGGGGCTGGAGTCCTTTCCCCAGTGAGCGACTCTGTCGGGGATCTTGAGGACGGGCGTCACTTCCCTTGGCGCCACCACAGCGGCCGGGGTAAGTCGCGTGCGTCGAGGTACTGCTGGAATGCTGTGGGAGGGCGGGGCCGGTACGAGCTGTCGGCGGGTTCTTGAAGGCTCAGCCGCTCGATGTTGATCGCGAGTGCGGTCAGGACGTGCTGGACGTGCGTCTTGGCCAGGCCGCGGTAGCGGCACCGGCGTCCGCGGTGGCCGTCCGCGAACTCCTCGATGGTGCCCTCGGCCCCCGAGCGCCGCCTGTAGAGCCGGCGCCAGTCCGCATCCTGCTGATCGGCCCGGTTCTTGACCTGGAGTTCGTACAGGCGCCGTGTCGGGAAGTACAGGCTGCGAAACCGGCCCGGAGTGCACTTGGCCCGCTCGGGGCAGCGGCCGCACTGGCGGGCGTCGAACCGGACTGTGACCTTGGTCGGCTCGACTGTCGGCAGGTCCTGCCAGTTGCCGCTGACCTGCCCGTTGGGGCAGGTCACCTCGCGCTGGTCGAAGTCGATGATGAAGTTCTCCCGGCCGAAGCCGTCCCCTGCCCGGTGCTGCGGGGTGGTGCTGGGCGGAAGCGGCCCGATCAGGGTGACGCGGTGCAGGCGGGCGGCTTCGTCCATGCCGGCCACGGAGGTGTAGCCGCCGTCGACCAAGTGCCGATTCGGCAGTAGACGCCGTCGCCTGAGGCGGGCGTGGATGCCGGGCAGCGCCTGGCTGTCCGCGCTGGAGACGGCCGTGGCCACGTCGGTGATGATGTTGACCCGCTTGTCGTCGCAGGTCTCGGTCAGGTGCACGAGGTAGCCGGTCCAGCGTGTGTCACCGCGCATGGTGCAGCGGGCCTCGGTCTCGTACGGGGATTCGATTCGGACTCGGGAGGGCGGCTGGCCGTCGCGTTTCGTGCGCGGCCTGAACCGCCCCTTGGCATCCACCAAGAAGTGCTGCACCAGGATCGTTCGGAGCACGTTCGCCTGCGCCGGAGCGCCGCCGGGGAACCGGGCGTCGAGACGGTACAGCAGTTCGCGGGCGTCGTTGCCCACCTGCTCCAGGCGGGCGACGGGGTGGCTGGGCTGGGAGCACAGGCGAACCGGCCGGCCGTAGCGTTGGGCCCATTCGGCGGTGACCAGCTCGTCCAGCACCTCTGGCGCGTCGCGGGCCGCCTCTTCCAGCACGGCGCGGACCGCCTCGCACGCCAGCTCCAGGCGGGTCAGCTCCCGTGCGGCGGACAGGACGTGGGTGGAGTCGGTGCGCTGCGTGACCCGCCCTTTGAGCAGGCCGGCCCGTCGGATCCGGGTGAGTGCGAGGCCCAGTAGCCGGTCGGCGCGGTCGCCTTCGGCGAGCCGGTCGCGGAAGTCGGACAGGACGCTGTGGTGGAAGCCGGGATCGTCCAGGTCCAGGCCGAGGGCGTACTTGA of Streptomyces phaeolivaceus contains these proteins:
- a CDS encoding IS1182 family transposase; this encodes MSLQPHSGAEIPPLTARVARAANPKGTTAMWIRDRLDGLWSDEDFTAWYPRDGRPGLSPAQLATVCVLQYAMNLSDRQAAEAVRCRIDFKYALGLDLDDPGFHHSVLSDFRDRLAEGDRADRLLGLALTRIRRAGLLKGRVTQRTDSTHVLSAARELTRLELACEAVRAVLEEAARDAPEVLDELVTAEWAQRYGRPVRLCSQPSHPVARLEQVGNDARELLYRLDARFPGGAPAQANVLRTILVQHFLVDAKGRFRPRTKRDGQPPSRVRIESPYETEARCTMRGDTRWTGYLVHLTETCDDKRVNIITDVATAVSSADSQALPGIHARLRRRRLLPNRHLVDGGYTSVAGMDEAARLHRVTLIGPLPPSTTPQHRAGDGFGRENFIIDFDQREVTCPNGQVSGNWQDLPTVEPTKVTVRFDARQCGRCPERAKCTPGRFRSLYFPTRRLYELQVKNRADQQDADWRRLYRRRSGAEGTIEEFADGHRGRRCRYRGLAKTHVQHVLTALAINIERLSLQEPADSSYRPRPPTAFQQYLDARDLPRPLWWRQGK